The Eleftheria terrae genome has a window encoding:
- a CDS encoding integrase core domain-containing protein: MKESKSSESQIVAILKEAAGDEVAGFTERVASKGLAPRVIKAAEPNRSASIERFNRTYRNAVLDAYLFKSIEQAQHMTEEWRLDDNERRPHGAPWAGCRRGSSRPGSRPP; this comes from the coding sequence ATGAAGGAGAGCAAGTCCAGCGAGAGCCAGATCGTGGCGATCCTGAAGGAAGCGGCGGGCGATGAGGTCGCAGGCTTTACCGAGCGGGTTGCTTCCAAGGGCCTCGCACCGCGCGTCATCAAGGCAGCAGAGCCGAACCGGAGCGCCTCCATCGAGCGGTTCAACCGCACGTACCGCAACGCGGTGCTCGACGCCTACCTGTTCAAGTCGATCGAGCAGGCGCAGCACATGACCGAGGAATGGCGGCTCGACGACAACGAGCGCCGGCCTCACGGCGCCCCCTGGGCGGGCTGCCGCCGCGGCAGTTCACGTCCAGGATCGCGACCGCCGTAG
- a CDS encoding H-NS histone family protein has protein sequence MPKTYAQLQAQMEVLQRRMEEAKRKEAAPRLAQIRADVAAYGFTVEDVFGAAKPHQAKRAARRAADTGAAKYRDAAGNTWSGRGPRPRWLRDAIAQGADLASFLAVAERSQRTTAVDAEMSGEAPSRPKRAAAKKRAVPAKKAKAAAAKRDSGARPDRERGKVAAKKAKPKAAATRDTPARSRRRSLTPPAAGGADMPRPGRDDTEPGAAG, from the coding sequence ATGCCGAAGACCTACGCCCAGCTTCAAGCCCAGATGGAAGTGTTGCAGCGCCGCATGGAGGAGGCCAAACGCAAGGAGGCCGCACCCCGGCTCGCGCAGATCCGAGCTGATGTGGCCGCCTACGGGTTCACCGTCGAGGATGTCTTCGGAGCCGCAAAGCCGCACCAGGCCAAACGGGCGGCCAGGCGGGCAGCCGACACCGGCGCAGCCAAGTACCGCGACGCCGCCGGCAACACATGGTCGGGACGGGGTCCGCGGCCGCGCTGGCTGCGCGACGCGATCGCGCAAGGTGCGGACCTTGCGTCCTTTCTCGCCGTCGCCGAGCGCTCCCAACGCACGACCGCGGTGGACGCTGAAATGAGCGGCGAAGCACCGAGCCGGCCCAAGCGCGCCGCCGCCAAGAAGCGGGCAGTGCCCGCCAAGAAGGCCAAGGCGGCAGCCGCCAAGCGCGACAGCGGCGCTCGACCGGATCGCGAGCGCGGCAAGGTCGCTGCCAAGAAGGCCAAGCCCAAGGCGGCTGCCACGCGCGATACGCCGGCGCGGAGCCGCCGCCGGTCGCTGACCCCCCCTGCGGCCGGTGGCGCCGACATGCCGCGGCCGGGCCGGGACGACACCGAGCCGGGCGCGGCGGGCTGA
- a CDS encoding DUF7079 family protein, producing MTGDQARKEAWLALADLFLDTTVDERAIARIASQLRRTGLPLDELERLYEREVAPACWRNLATVPGGEWLGFDAESLVRTIEQKRLHAPDLSWWDRWRISRWTASTRDDWLRVKRVLQGEDAENVR from the coding sequence ATGACTGGCGATCAAGCACGGAAGGAAGCCTGGCTGGCGTTGGCGGACCTCTTCCTCGACACCACGGTGGATGAGCGCGCCATCGCCCGCATTGCCAGCCAGCTGCGTCGCACCGGACTGCCGCTGGACGAACTGGAGCGTCTCTACGAACGCGAAGTGGCGCCTGCATGCTGGCGGAACCTCGCCACCGTGCCAGGAGGGGAATGGCTGGGTTTTGACGCCGAATCGCTGGTGCGCACCATCGAGCAGAAGCGATTGCATGCGCCCGACCTGTCCTGGTGGGACCGCTGGCGCATCAGCCGCTGGACCGCCAGCACCCGTGACGATTGGCTCCGGGTGAAACGAGTACTGCAGGGCGAGGATGCGGAGAATGTCCGGTAG